Proteins encoded by one window of Vitis vinifera cultivar Pinot Noir 40024 chromosome 10, ASM3070453v1:
- the LOC104880580 gene encoding uncharacterized protein LOC104880580, producing the protein MASHHSSTLFLVNLIFLLSLIMVTTLVSRGDARKLGKPTPREENREMKLGNETGRKMVNYFSTTNKATVKNLGDMKNLPPFPLIPFPPFPEIPFPPPLVFPGIPPLPPFPMFPPLPPFHIPTIPFLTPPPP; encoded by the coding sequence ATGGCTTCTCACCACTCTTCTACCCTCTTTCTTGTTAATCTCATCTTCCTCTTAAGCTTGATTATGGTCACAACTCTTGTGTCTCGTGGTGATGCTCGCAAACTTGGAAAGCCAACGCCCAGAGAAGAAAATCGAGAGATGAAACTGGGAAATGAAACTGGAAGGAAGATGGTGAATTACTTCAGTACCACTAACAAGGCCACAGTGAAAAATTTGGGTGATATGAAGAATCTGCCGCCTTTTCCACTAATCCCATTTCCACCATTTCCTGAAATTCCATTTCCACCTCCGCTGGTTTTTCCTGGTATTCCTCCACTTCCTCCATTTCCCATGTTCCCACCCTTACCTCCTTTCCACATTCCCACCATTCCCTTCCTTACACCCCCTCCACCCTAA